The Buteo buteo chromosome 25, bButBut1.hap1.1, whole genome shotgun sequence genome has a window encoding:
- the IL1RL1 gene encoding interleukin-1 receptor-like 1: protein MGYVHLVFLSTFLSVSMTSETFDAMEGEALVIKCPRWSSSVKVNWYHTDTNKIIPAEEEGSHVFSLERFLWFLPTCRQDSGNYSCITHFPRNRTKSFNISVQVHPYKQGVCFPSQIRYPNDTGRGKIVCPTIDNYKNATLIQWYKDCKPLQGQRYFKGDKYIFINNPRKEDDGYYTCQFTYTHKGNVFNVSATRIFISKAKHSPLPPQILFPKDKGIIEVELGAALSLKCQARLGIKKQPIAVVTWDIDNIPVKHLDSSRFHEKTHFFEGREQEYYRETTLHITEIKKEDLQANFTCVAVNEMQNTRATVTLKLKAQSEVGLRNVPLIVGSLVLLVAIAVSVMLYQSFRVDIVLLYREIFQPYSVKDDGKIYDAYIIYPKSHTNEANFVEYFVYQIMPDILENKCGYKLCIYGRDIYPGEDTASAIEKRMQKSRRLIILLTHHLINCKEHAYDQHIALYNALIQNDTKVILLEMETIGTYEKLQESLRFIIKQQGTIKWKEQHTVHPQSSNSKFWKQVRYHMPLTRKSSCSANAG from the exons ATGGGGTATGTACATTTGGTCTTCCTATCTACCTTCCTCTCGGTTTCTATGACATCTGAAACAT tTGATGCAATGGAAGGTGAAGCTTTAGTTATAAAATGTCCCCGGTGGAGTTCATCTGTGAAAGTCAACTGGTATCACACAGATACTAACAAAATAATTCCTGCAGAAGAAGAGGGATCACATGTATTTTCCTTAGAGCGATTTCTTTGGTTTCTGCCAACTTGTAGACAGGATTCTGGAAACTACAGTTGTATTACACATTT tCCACGTAATCGCACAAAGTCGTTCAACATCAGTGTGCAGGTGCATCCATACAAGCAAGGAGTATGTTTCCCAAGTCAGATTCGTTACCCAAATGAcactggaagaggaaaaattgtTTGTCCTACAATTGACAATTATAAGAATGCTACTCTCATCCAGTGGTATAAG gacTGTAAACCTCTTCAGGGGCAGAGATACTTCAAGggagataaatatatttttattaacaacCCAAGAAAGGAGGATGATGGTTATTATACTTGTCAATTTACCTACACTCATAAAGGAAATGTGTTTAATGTATCAGCAACAAGGATTTTCATAAGTAAGG caaaacaCTCACCTCTGCCTcctcaaattttatttccaaaggaTAAAGGTATAATAGAAGTGGAGCTTG GTGCTGCTTTGTCTCTGAAATGTCAGGCCCGCCTGGGGATTAAGAAACAGCCGATCGCTGTTGTCACATGGGATATAGATAACATCCCAGTGAAACACTTAGATTCCTCAAGATTTCATGAAAAAACTCATTT tTTTGAAGGACGTGAGCAAGAGTATTACAGAGAGACCACTTTGcatattactgaaataaaaaaggaggatCTGCAGGCAAATTTCACGTGTGTAGCGGTGAACGAAATGCAGAACACAAGAGCCACGGTGACGTTAAAACTTAAAGCACAAAGTGAGG TTGGTCTTCGTAACGTCCCCTTGATCGTAGGATCTCTAGTTTTGCTGGTTGCAATAGCAGTCTCTGTTATGCTTTATCAGTCCTTCCGAGTTGATATCGTCCTATTATATCGGGAGATATTTCAGCCCTACTCAGTCAAGGATG ACGGGAAGATATATGATGCATATATTATCTACCCCAAAAGCCACACCAATGAAGCTAATTTTGTGGAATATTTTGTTTACCAAATCATGCCAGATAttctagaaaataaatgtggatATAAACTGTGTATTTATGGGAGAGATATATATCCCGGAGAAG ACACAGCCAGTGCAATTGAGAAGAGGATGCAGAAGAGCAGACGGCTGATCATCCTTCTAACCCACCATCTGATTAATTGTAAAGAACATGCTTATGATCAACACATTGCTTTATACAACGCCCTCATTCAAAACGATACAAAGGTGATCCTGCTGGAAATGGAGACAATTGGGACTTATGAGAAGCTTCAGGAATCTCTTAGATTTATTATTAAGCAGCAAGGTACCATCAAATGGAAAGAGCAGCACACTGTGCACCCACAGTCATCCAATTCTAAGTTCTGGAAACAGGTGAGGTACCACATGCCGCTGACACGCAAGTCCTCATGCTCAGCTAATGCTGGGTGA